The following are encoded together in the Mesoplodon densirostris isolate mMesDen1 chromosome 2, mMesDen1 primary haplotype, whole genome shotgun sequence genome:
- the MAP7D1 gene encoding MAP7 domain-containing protein 1 isoform X6 — translation MESGSRSEPGAGAAPDVAARTPPEPRPSPEGDPSPPPPPPPMSALVPDTPPDTPPAMKNITGPKQLPLEPESPSELVGPRPAPQQEESPFSEVKIRGPTPPATGPRDARPPRRSSQPSPTAVSAADSPPTKQDAKKAGERHKLAKERREERAKYLAAKKAVWLEKEEKAKVLREKQLQERRRRLEEQRLKAEQRRAALEERQRQKLEKNKERYEAAIQRSVKKTWAEIRQQRWSWAGALHHSSPGRKTSGSRCSVSAVNLPKHVDSIINKRLSKSSATLWNSPSRNRSLQLSPWESSIVDRLMTPTLSFLARSRSAVTLPRNGRDQAVPVCPRSASASPLTPCSAPRSGHRCAPAGERRKASAGGSPAPARLRPEASLVQKKEKKDKERENEKEKSALARERTLKKRQSLPASPRPRLSTGNAELSPKSKARPSSPSTSWHRPASPCLSPGPGHALPPKPPSPRGTTASPKGRVRRKDEAKESLSVVGPEDKNQSKGKASDEKEPAAPASPAPSPVPSPTPAQPQEEQPTEIPAGGQGEKRPKDTAVLTSPPAPAPLVTPSKPMAGTTDREEATRLLAEKRRQAREQREREEQERRLQAERDKRMREEQLAREAEARAEREAEARRREEQEAREKAQAEQEELERLQKQKEEAEARSREEAERQRLEREKHFQREEQERQERKKRLEEIMKRTRKSEAAETKQKQDRKEAKANNSSPGIDPVKAIEARPSGLQKEAVQKEELAPQEPQWSLPNKESPGSLVNGLQPLPAHQENGFSPKGPPGDKSLGRTPEALLPFAEAEAFLKKAVVQAPQVTALPEALSSSTLKTPSRLSLEPGFP, via the exons ATGGAGAGCGGCTCACGTTCGGAGCCCGGTGCCGGCGCAGCCCCAG ATGTGGCAGCCAGGACCCCTCCAGAGCCAAGACCTTCTCCAGAAGGTGACCCCTCCccgccaccgccaccaccaccgaTGTCAGCCCTGGTGCCCGACACTCCCCCAGACACCCCTCCCGCCATGAAGAACATCACTGGCCCTAAGCAGCTCCCACTGGAACCAGAGAGCCCCTCAGAGCTGGTAGGGCCTAGGCCAGCCCCGCAGCAGGAAGAGTCCCCTTTCTCAGAAGTGAAGATCAGGGGACCCACCCCACCAGCCACAGGCCCACGGGATGCCAGGCCTCCTCGAAGGAGCAGCCAGCCATCTCCAACAGCAGTGTCAGCTGCCGACAGCCCTCCCACAAAGCAAG ATGCAAAGAAGGCAGGAGAGAGACACAAGCTGGCGAAGGAGCGTCGGGAAGAGCGGGCCAAGTACCTGG CGGCCAAGAAGGCGGTGTGgctggagaaggaggagaaggccaAGGTGCTGCGGGAGAAGCAGCTCCAGGAGCGCCGGCGGCGGCTGGAGGAGCAGCGGCTCAAAGCCGAGCAACGCCGAGCAGCCCTGGAGGAGCGGCAGCGGCAGAAACTGGAGAAAAACAAG GAGCGATATGAGGCAGCCATCCAGCGGTCAGTGAAGAAGACGTGGGCCGAAATCCGGCAGCAGCGCTGGTCCTGGGCAGGGGCCCTGCACCACAGTTCCCCAGGACGGAAGACCA GTGGGAGCAGGTGCTCCGTGTCGGCAGTAAACCTGCCCAAACACGTGGACTCTATAATCAACAAGCGGCTCTCAAAGTCCTCTGCCACACTCTGGAACTCCCCCAGTAGAA ATCGCAGCCTGCAGCTGAGCCCATGGGAGAGCAGCATTGTGGACCGTCTGATGACGCCCACCCTCTCCTTCCTGGCACGGAGTCGCAGTGCAGTCACCCTGCCCCGAAATGGCCGGGACCAGG CCGTGCCCGTGTGCCCTCGCTCGGCCTCCGCCAGCCCCCTGACACCGTGCAGCGCCCCCCGAAGTGGGCACCGCTGCGCCCCCGCCGGGGAGCGCCGCAAGGCCAGCGCCGGGGGCAGCCCTGCTCCGGCCCGCCTCCGGCCCGAGGCTTCGCTG GtgcagaaaaaggagaagaaggacAAGGAGCGGGAAAACGAGAAGGAGAAGAGTGCCCTGGCCCGAGAGCGCACCCTCAAGAAGCGCCAGTCGCTGCCTGCCTCTCCGCGCCCGCGCCTCTCCACTGGCAACGCGGAGCTCAG tccCAAATCCAAGGCCCGGCCATCCTCTCCCTCCACATCCTGGCACAGGCCTGCCTCTCCCTGCCTCAGCCCAGGGCCAGGTCATGCTCTGCCCCCAAAACCACCGTCCCCTCGAGGTACCACTGCATCACCCAAGGGGCGGGTTCGGAGGAAGGATGAGGCAAAGGAGAGCCTCAGTGTGGTGGGGCCTGAGGACAAGAACCAGAGCAAGGGCAAGGCCAGTGACGAGAAGGAGCCCGCAGCCCCAGCCTCACCAGCACCCTCGCCTGTGCCCtcacccaccccagcccagccccaggaggAGCAACCCACGGAGATCCCTGCAGGTGGGCAAGGAGAGAAGAGGCCAAAAG ATACAGCAGTCTTGacctcacccccagcccctgctccccTGGTGACCCCTAGCAAACCGATGGCTGGCACGACTGACCGAGAAGAGGCCACTAGGCTCCTGGCTGAGAAGCGGCGCCAGGCCCGGGAGCAGCGGGAGCGCGAGGAACAGGAGCGGAGGCTGCAGGCAGAAAGGGACAA GCGAATGCGAGAGGAGCAGCTGGCTCGGGAGGCCGAGGCCCGGGCAGAGCGGGAGGCCGAGGCCAGGAGGCGGGAGGAGCAGGAGGCCCGGGAGAAGGCGCAGGCGGAGCAGGAGGAACTGGAGCGGCTGCAGAAGCAG AAAGAGGAGGCCGAAGCTCGATCCCGAGAAGAAGCGGAGCGGCAGCGTCTGGAGCGGGAAAAGCACTTCCAGCGCGAGGAGCAGGAGCGGCAGGAGCGCAAAAAG CGCCTGGAGGAAATCATGAAGAGGACTCGGAAGTCGGAAGCTGCTGAAACCAAG CAGAAGCAGGACAGAAAGGAGGCAAAGGCCAACAATTCCAGCCCAG GGATAGACCCTGTGAAAGCCATAGAGGCTCGGCCCTCCGGGCTGCAGAAGGAGGCTGTGCAGAAAGAGGAGCTGGCCCCCCAGGAGCCTCAGTGGAG CCTGCCAAACAAGGAGTCGCCGGGGTCCCTGGTGAATGGCCTACAGCCTCTCCCAGCACACCAGGAGAATGGCTTCTCCCCTAAAGGACCCCCTGGGGACAAGAGTCTGGGCCGAACTCCAGAGGCACTCCTGCCCTTCGCAGAGGCAGAAGCCTTCCTCAAGAAAGCTGTGGTGCAGGCCCCGCAGGTCACAG CTCTGCCAGAGGCCCTCTCAAGCTCTACCCTGAAGACCCCCAGCCGTCTGAGCTTGGAGCCTGGTTTCCCCTGA
- the MAP7D1 gene encoding MAP7 domain-containing protein 1 isoform X8, which translates to MESGSRSEPGAGAAPDVAARTPPEPRPSPEGDPSPPPPPPPMSALVPDTPPDTPPAMKNITGPKQLPLEPESPSELVGPRPAPQQEESPFSEVKIRGPTPPATGPRDARPPRRSSQPSPTAVSAADSPPTKQDAKKAGERHKLAKERREERAKYLAAKKAVWLEKEEKAKVLREKQLQERRRRLEEQRLKAEQRRAALEERQRQKLEKNKERYEAAIQRSVKKTWAEIRQQRWSWAGALHHSSPGRKTSGSRCSVSAVNLPKHVDSIINKRLSKSSATLWNSPSRNRSLQLSPWESSIVDRLMTPTLSFLARSRSAVTLPRNGRDQAVPVCPRSASASPLTPCSAPRSGHRCAPAGERRKASAGGSPAPARLRPEASLVQKKEKKDKERENEKEKSALARERTLKKRQSLPASPRPRLSTGNAELSPKSKARPSSPSTSWHRPASPCLSPGPGHALPPKPPSPRGTTASPKGRVRRKDEAKESLSVVGPEDKNQSKGKASDEKEPAAPASPAPSPVPSPTPAQPQEEQPTEIPADTAVLTSPPAPAPLVTPSKPMAGTTDREEATRLLAEKRRQAREQREREEQERRLQAERDKRMREEQLAREAEARAEREAEARRREEQEAREKAQAEQEELERLQKQKEEAEARSREEAERQRLEREKHFQREEQERQERKKRLEEIMKRTRKSEAAETKQKQDRKEAKANNSSPGIDPVKAIEARPSGLQKEAVQKEELAPQEPQWSLPNKESPGSLVNGLQPLPAHQENGFSPKGPPGDKSLGRTPEALLPFAEAEAFLKKAVVQAPQVTALPEALSSSTLKTPSRLSLEPGFP; encoded by the exons ATGGAGAGCGGCTCACGTTCGGAGCCCGGTGCCGGCGCAGCCCCAG ATGTGGCAGCCAGGACCCCTCCAGAGCCAAGACCTTCTCCAGAAGGTGACCCCTCCccgccaccgccaccaccaccgaTGTCAGCCCTGGTGCCCGACACTCCCCCAGACACCCCTCCCGCCATGAAGAACATCACTGGCCCTAAGCAGCTCCCACTGGAACCAGAGAGCCCCTCAGAGCTGGTAGGGCCTAGGCCAGCCCCGCAGCAGGAAGAGTCCCCTTTCTCAGAAGTGAAGATCAGGGGACCCACCCCACCAGCCACAGGCCCACGGGATGCCAGGCCTCCTCGAAGGAGCAGCCAGCCATCTCCAACAGCAGTGTCAGCTGCCGACAGCCCTCCCACAAAGCAAG ATGCAAAGAAGGCAGGAGAGAGACACAAGCTGGCGAAGGAGCGTCGGGAAGAGCGGGCCAAGTACCTGG CGGCCAAGAAGGCGGTGTGgctggagaaggaggagaaggccaAGGTGCTGCGGGAGAAGCAGCTCCAGGAGCGCCGGCGGCGGCTGGAGGAGCAGCGGCTCAAAGCCGAGCAACGCCGAGCAGCCCTGGAGGAGCGGCAGCGGCAGAAACTGGAGAAAAACAAG GAGCGATATGAGGCAGCCATCCAGCGGTCAGTGAAGAAGACGTGGGCCGAAATCCGGCAGCAGCGCTGGTCCTGGGCAGGGGCCCTGCACCACAGTTCCCCAGGACGGAAGACCA GTGGGAGCAGGTGCTCCGTGTCGGCAGTAAACCTGCCCAAACACGTGGACTCTATAATCAACAAGCGGCTCTCAAAGTCCTCTGCCACACTCTGGAACTCCCCCAGTAGAA ATCGCAGCCTGCAGCTGAGCCCATGGGAGAGCAGCATTGTGGACCGTCTGATGACGCCCACCCTCTCCTTCCTGGCACGGAGTCGCAGTGCAGTCACCCTGCCCCGAAATGGCCGGGACCAGG CCGTGCCCGTGTGCCCTCGCTCGGCCTCCGCCAGCCCCCTGACACCGTGCAGCGCCCCCCGAAGTGGGCACCGCTGCGCCCCCGCCGGGGAGCGCCGCAAGGCCAGCGCCGGGGGCAGCCCTGCTCCGGCCCGCCTCCGGCCCGAGGCTTCGCTG GtgcagaaaaaggagaagaaggacAAGGAGCGGGAAAACGAGAAGGAGAAGAGTGCCCTGGCCCGAGAGCGCACCCTCAAGAAGCGCCAGTCGCTGCCTGCCTCTCCGCGCCCGCGCCTCTCCACTGGCAACGCGGAGCTCAG tccCAAATCCAAGGCCCGGCCATCCTCTCCCTCCACATCCTGGCACAGGCCTGCCTCTCCCTGCCTCAGCCCAGGGCCAGGTCATGCTCTGCCCCCAAAACCACCGTCCCCTCGAGGTACCACTGCATCACCCAAGGGGCGGGTTCGGAGGAAGGATGAGGCAAAGGAGAGCCTCAGTGTGGTGGGGCCTGAGGACAAGAACCAGAGCAAGGGCAAGGCCAGTGACGAGAAGGAGCCCGCAGCCCCAGCCTCACCAGCACCCTCGCCTGTGCCCtcacccaccccagcccagccccaggaggAGCAACCCACGGAGATCCCTGCAG ATACAGCAGTCTTGacctcacccccagcccctgctccccTGGTGACCCCTAGCAAACCGATGGCTGGCACGACTGACCGAGAAGAGGCCACTAGGCTCCTGGCTGAGAAGCGGCGCCAGGCCCGGGAGCAGCGGGAGCGCGAGGAACAGGAGCGGAGGCTGCAGGCAGAAAGGGACAA GCGAATGCGAGAGGAGCAGCTGGCTCGGGAGGCCGAGGCCCGGGCAGAGCGGGAGGCCGAGGCCAGGAGGCGGGAGGAGCAGGAGGCCCGGGAGAAGGCGCAGGCGGAGCAGGAGGAACTGGAGCGGCTGCAGAAGCAG AAAGAGGAGGCCGAAGCTCGATCCCGAGAAGAAGCGGAGCGGCAGCGTCTGGAGCGGGAAAAGCACTTCCAGCGCGAGGAGCAGGAGCGGCAGGAGCGCAAAAAG CGCCTGGAGGAAATCATGAAGAGGACTCGGAAGTCGGAAGCTGCTGAAACCAAG CAGAAGCAGGACAGAAAGGAGGCAAAGGCCAACAATTCCAGCCCAG GGATAGACCCTGTGAAAGCCATAGAGGCTCGGCCCTCCGGGCTGCAGAAGGAGGCTGTGCAGAAAGAGGAGCTGGCCCCCCAGGAGCCTCAGTGGAG CCTGCCAAACAAGGAGTCGCCGGGGTCCCTGGTGAATGGCCTACAGCCTCTCCCAGCACACCAGGAGAATGGCTTCTCCCCTAAAGGACCCCCTGGGGACAAGAGTCTGGGCCGAACTCCAGAGGCACTCCTGCCCTTCGCAGAGGCAGAAGCCTTCCTCAAGAAAGCTGTGGTGCAGGCCCCGCAGGTCACAG CTCTGCCAGAGGCCCTCTCAAGCTCTACCCTGAAGACCCCCAGCCGTCTGAGCTTGGAGCCTGGTTTCCCCTGA